In the genome of Sebastes umbrosus isolate fSebUmb1 chromosome 14, fSebUmb1.pri, whole genome shotgun sequence, one region contains:
- the bptf gene encoding nucleosome-remodeling factor subunit BPTF isoform X2 translates to MRGKRGRPPKPLHQAEDSSPAPAARGLRPRRNLKPRFRDSGDEDVESPTRESTKAAKKRKAVTSTRGRGRGRGGGGLRGGGRRGRGGKKTAACKTVVYDDHESDEEEDDAVSLRSEEDEFVEEEPQTEEEEEDEALKEESEDDVLEEQQQEEEEEEEVEDDASYCTESSNSTPGRKKVRAPRPRTPILEEKEIPPLELPDTSEDLLVPGEELLNATSIYEVLRNFSTVLRLSPFRFEDFCAALVGQEQCTLIAETHNSLLKVILREEDSSNTTFGPADLKDSVNSTLYFIDGMTWPEVLRSYCESDREYHHVLPYQEVDEYPYGPLESKIKVLQFLVDHFLTTNIAREELMSDGSMLYDDHCRVCHRLGDLLCCETCSAVYHLECVKPPLEEVPEDEWQCEICVAHKVPGVTDSVTEAQKNRPYIRQEPIGYDRHQRKYWFLNRRIIVEEDGEQEKKKTWYYSTKTQLEELMECLDKQYWETDLHATLEEMKEEVQAHMDITEDLTNRARANNRSYLTAVNGVIVERIKVRREAQETKRRAEEAKQEAEMGSVKTAEDPAELTSQLGNGEHKDTEAKEEASSQAATAPPAAEENCVSDPNPGLATKDTAVPKTESLEPNKETPPAPSGSLESGESPPLAKQERTDEDVKAESSSEDKHPGDSQDQPQQQQSSQPESSGGSTQVSGLRKPEQPDLADPSSRSSFTSQDGTDEYNYRVKSTTEKPAGQESNNQTPRGSKESSPVRSDGESSRLSFLKRDLTVNLNNLFKLGQEGKYRVYHNQYSTNVLALNKHQHREDHDKRRHLSHKFSLTTASEFKWNGSIYGSRSLTVSTLRLTIIQLETNVPGPFMHPNWASHRTNWNKAVQMCSKAREFALALAILECAIKPVVMAPVWKDSLGHTRLHRMTSMEREDKEKVKKREKKLEDEETLQQATWVKYTIPIKHQVWKQKGEEYRVTGYGGWSWVSKTHVPRFVPKLPGNTNVNYRKDLEAKMRKEKAAACTNKPKTLMETEKQTTQNTSDGEKEQATIAASSESTSSEEDCKPQTSKEDENPTEEERGKTVEEKGEDEKMEVDPCSETAASSGEKDKAENEGSSSPSVQPVEEEPIQKVEESRNEETTASKIYYDVVNVSEGFQLRTAYKKKVKPSKLDGLLERRVKQFTLEEKQRLERLKQATLLSKMIATKSASAVKTEGSTLGKQQPVVTPCVKKEKDEGVQVKDHIVKKLNFEQEQIKTDVDVKSETTAPNHSKQTEVNAVQGNCGEALAHKEVNGGPLSSTELISKNNCISDAIESKEKTHKPEVARVGENAKKRGYEEMEQGSEQSMEAEQSKVQVNGKTGAPADPNVNSDPASQVQEDIKEPQKEPVKSLMNGNLSQNDVSDICHPPPLKVPKLENHVAEKGDSLNKSVDVAMDSEGTVPAKLPSSSPTSNSIDTNSSSEGLKTTAATTESQKAPTTDLSSKSDVISQAASSAVSSVTTTQPSSRAVVPQKTKLPVADVKTGPSTSSMTISKEYSTKDRISLLRFSRSKKARSGTALPSYRKFVTKSSKKSIFILPNDDLKRMARRAGIREVPIFNYNAKPALDIWPYPSPRPTFGITWRYRLQTVRSLAGVSLMLRLLWACLRWDDMAVKPSAAVGTTRKETTDTDIITTEIIKRRDVGPYGIRSEYCIRKIICPLGNRDTPKETPTPQRKGLRSSALRPKKHEPAKLTGPVAVENWVPEEDLELWEIRAFAERVEREKSQGIDSSKTGSSLRTAEDVKAHLENQLKQARLAAQQKRLEQQRPGTPATTPTTTTTTSASTPSTPNSGSSTPSTTASMGQRIGQVTSGTKMVLATKLGSPVSFQQDKNFHQSFASWVKQGQTNNTSASSGSAVATSEQTFKIAGSPVTVAAGQVLTAKLPLPANSKIVALNMPTVQGGVVQQKVLGIFPSGPPANLRTYSTLHPTTGNINLRATTSSTTQQQAVTAGGQTQPVTTMSPSAGTAAVRSPALAQQGQPQPTVTQTGPGSTPVQTTAAQRAAGPAPSPHAATTAPPGQAPAAPSQANRPQQGQVKLTMAQLMQLTQGAQGGNPGLTVVIQGQGQTQGQLQIIPQGVTVIPVPGQQLMQAAMPNGQVQRFLFTPIPPSSSAPTLAPTQIPQTQMSTPTQARIPAQVQTTPSALAQTRMAAPVPIPMQMPGLAPTVPMQTQVAASTPLSVPAQSQISTPVPALPHVAAQASTQVLSSTPASVPAQPQVARSVPSPAQNAGPAMSQTQVFSSASFPTQTQPAMSLPVPGQVAPQAQIQTHAFSPAPALTPVSVKTTAQVAATAAATYSPQMPTTASLPSPVQVPTPALAPVSAPVIAVVSTHIAVPSTAKALTHIQVAAPTVPLHAAVANAVVTPVTATFTTPSVPALMEQRAAQPQVWTSSSSQAQTPAQPAQQAAGPAQTPASASVSTHSSPITPLPQASQAQGHVQHPTLVSMQQVSQIPVSAVQVHMGLPVSSVVTSVRPTLPQLQPQTHAQLQAQRPAQIRTQIQVQPFGQVQQMPHIQAQAQVQNHPQVRVQFQPQTQQPPQTQVQPVAQNQPQVQFQSQNQTLPQVQVQAQLPSRVQPQYLPQVHASFQTQAQPQPQAHQQPQVQSQPQVQVQSQAQTQLQLQPQIQTQLHPQVQVQFQQQSQVHPQPQALQQPQVQTQPQFQVQSPQQTQVQQQLQVQAQPQVQAKLQVQFQPQNQTQVQAQPQLQVQSPIRHQLITVPGLQQPVQLLSALPPHVAAQIQAQIQAQAQQQGGTVPQQIKLQLPIQIQQTGGQIQAHQIQNMVTIQAPASVQEQLQRMQQQQQQQQQQQQQQQQQQQQQQQQQQQQQQQQQQQQQQKPKKKKHHEAKREQKEQSLQVVSPGDGIQKQVAVKQNAAAEQLKQRKTLAAAEREENQRMIVCNQVMKFILDKIEKDEKQAAKKRKKEEVVEQKRSKQNATKLTALLYKHKEQLKAEILKKRALLDKELQLQVQEELRRDIARLQKEKEKARAAIAQAAAATVKAASSSHSSLPSHSTHSTHSTHTATSPSSSHKRKREEERDKDRHKDRDRHHDKDKKRDRDKDRDRCKDRDKDKDGDREKERDRERDRHRDRDKDKDGDPEKDVDPSSSKHKKKKKLSSASKDHKKDTKLYCVCKTAYDESKFYIGCDLCSNWFHGACVGITEKEAKKLEDFVCNDCKRGQEGASNEELYCICRTPYDESQFYIGCDRCQNWYHGRCVGILQSEANQIDVYVCPQCQSTEDAMTVLTPLTDKDYEGLKRILRSLQSHKMAWPFLEPVDPHDAPDYYRVIKEPMDFSTMETRLQKRHYQKLTEFVADVTKIFDNCRYYNPNDTPFFQCAEVLEAFFVQKLKGFKASRSHNNKLQCSSAS, encoded by the exons GGAGGAAAAAAGTACGGGCTCCCCGACCTCGCACTCCCATCCTGGAGGAGAAAGAGATTCCTCCTCTTGAGCTTCCTGACACCTCCGAGGACCTCCTGGTGCCTGGCGAGGAGCTGCTCAACGCCACCTCCATCTACGAGGTGCTGCGGAACTTCAGCACGGTGCTGCGTCTCTCCCCCTTCCGCTTCGAGGACTTCTGTGCGGCGCTGGTAGGCCAGGAGCAGTGCACTTTAATAGCAGAGACCCATAACTCCCTCTTGAAGGTCATCCTACGTGAGGAGGACTCCTCCAACACTACCTTTGGCCCTGCCGACCTCAAGGACAGCGTTAACTCCACGTTGTACTTTATTGACGGCATGACGTGGCCTGAGGTGTTGCGGTCGTACTGCGAGAGCGACCGGGAGTACCATCACGTCCTGCCGTATCAGGAGGTGGATGAGTATCCCTACGGTCCACTTGAAAGTAAGATCAAGGTGTTACAGTTTTTGGTGGACCACTTTCTCACCACCAATATCGCCCGCGAGGAGCTGATGTCCGACGGCAGCATGCTGTATGACGACCACTGCCGCGTGTGTCACCGCCTGGGCGACCTGCTGTGCTGCGAGACCTGCTCAGCGGTCTACCACCTGGAGTGTGTGAAACCGCCGCTGGAGGAGGTTCCAGAGGACGAGTGGCAGTGTGAGATTTGCGTGGCACACAAGGTGCCGGGTGTCACGGACAGCGTGACAGAGGCGCAGAAGAATAGGCCCTACATCCGCCAGGAGCCCATTGGATACGACCGCCACCAGAGGAAATACTGGTTCCTAAACAGAAGGATTATTGT CGAGGAGGACGGGGagcaagagaagaagaagacctgGTACTACAGCACCAAGACGCAGCTGGAGGAGCTCATGGAGTGCCTGGATAAGCAGTACTGGGAGACGGACCTCCATGCCACcctggaggagatgaaggaggaagTGCAAGCTCACATGGACATCACGGAGGACCTTACCAACAGAGCCCGTGCAAACAATAGATCCTACCTCACTGCTGTCAACG GTGTGATCGTGGAGCGCATAAAGGTCAGGCGGGAGGCACAGGAAACCAAGAGGCGAGCAGAGGAAGCAAAGCAGGAAGCAGAAATGGGCTCCGTTAAGACGGCGGAGGACCCTGCTGAGCTCACATCGCAGCTCGGCAATGGAGAGCACAAAGATACGGAGGCCAAGGAAGAAGCTAGTTCACAAG CAGCCACGGCTCCCCCAGCTGCAGAGGAGAACTGCGTGTCTGACCCTAACCCCGGCTTGGCCACCAAGGACACAGCCGTGCCTAAAACGGAGTCCCTTGAACCCAACAAGGAAACGCCACCTGCTCCCTCTGGCAGCCTGGAGAGTGGGGAGTCCCCTCCATTGGCAAAGCAGGAAAGGACAG atgaGGATGTGAAAGCCGAGTCTAGCAGCGAAGACAAGCACCCTGGCGATTCCCAAGAtcagccacagcagcagcagtcatctCAACCGGAGTCGAGCGGAGGCAGCACCCAGGTTTCAGGCCTTAGGAAACCGGAGCAGCCCGACCTGGCTGATCCATCCTCCCGGTCCTCTTTTACCAGCCAGGATGGGACAG ACGAGTACAACTACAGGGTCAAGAGCACTACAGAAAAACCAGCTGGTCAGGAATCGAATAACCAAACGCCCAGAGGCAGCAAAGAG TCATCTCCCGTACGCTCTGATGGCGAGTCTTCGCGTCTCAGCTTCTTAAAAAGGGACCTGACCGTGAATTTGAACAACTTGTTCAAGCTGGGCcaggagggtaaatacagggtCTACCACAACCAGTACAGCACCAACGTCCTGGCCCTAAACAAGCATCAGCACCGCGAGGACCACGACAAGAGACGCCACCTCTCCCACAAGTTCAGCCTGACTACCGCGTCTGAGTTCAAATGGAATGGCTCCATCTACGGTTCGCGGAGCTTGACCGTCTCCACCCTGCGTCTCACCATCATCCAGCTGGAGACCAATGTCCCTGGACCATTTATGCATCCTAACTGGGCATCGCACAG GACCAACTGGAACAAAGCAGTGCAGATGTGCAGCAAGGCCAGGGAATTTGCTTTGGCCTTGGCCATACTGGAGTGTGCCATCAAACCAGTGGTCATGGCGCCTGTATGGAAAGATTCTCTTGGACACACAAG GTTACATCGCATGACCTCCATGGAGCGGGAGGATAAGGAGAAGGTGAAAAAGCGAGAGAAAAAACTAGAGGATGAGGAGACGCTACAACAGGCCACCTGGGTGAAGTACACCATCCCCATCAAGCACCAG GTGTGGAAGCAGAAGGGGGAGGAGTACAGAGTGACGGGGTACGGTGGCTGGAGCTGGGTCAGTAAGACTCATGTGCCGCGGTTTGTCCCAAAGCTACCGGGGAACACAAACGTAAACTACCGCAAAGACCTGGAGG CTAAAATGAGGAAGGAAAAAGCAGCAGCTTGCACTAATAAGCCGAAAACGTTGATGGAAACTGAGAAGCAGACTACTCAAAACACGTCGGATGGGGAAAAAGAACAAGCAACCATCGCTGCCTCATCTGAGAGCACTTCATCAGAGGAGGACTGCAAACCTCAGACCTCAAAAGAGGATGAAAACCCCACAGAGGAGGAGCGTGGAAAAACTGTAGAGGAGAAGGGAGAAGATGAAAAAATGGAGGTTGACCCCTGCTCCGAAACTGCTGCTTCAAGTGGCGAGAAAG ATAAAGCTGAAAACGAAGGCTCTTCCTCGCCTTCTGTGCAGCCCGTGGAGGAAGAACCAATCCAGAAAGTTGAAGAATCCAGGAATGAGGAGACCACTGCATCGAAGATCTACTACGACGTTGTGAATGTAAGCGAGGGCTTCCAGCTGCGGACAGCTTATAAGAAGAAAGTAAAGCCCTCCAAACTGGATGGGCTTTTGGAGCGGCGGGTAAAACAGTTCACCTTGGAGGAGAAGCAGAGGCTAGAGCGATTGAAACAGGCGACGCTGTTGTCCAAAATGATCGCCACAAAGTCCGCTTCCGCGGTTAAGACCGAAGGATCCACGTTAGGCAAACAGCAGCCCGTAGTGACCCCTTGtgtaaaaaaagagaaggaTGAGGGCGTTCAAGTGAAAGACCACATAGTTAAAAAGCTCAACTTTGAGCAGGAGCAGATAAAGACGGACGTGGACGTCAAATCAGAAACCACAGCACCCAACCACAGCAAACAGACAGAGGTAAACGCCGTGCAGGGGAACTGTGGGGAGGCCTTAGCTCACAAAGAAGTGAATGGAGGACCTCTATCAAGCACTGAGCTCATCAGTAAAAACAATTGTATATCAGATGCAATAGAAAgcaaagagaaaacacacaagcCAGAGGTGGCTCGAGTGGGAGAGAATGCTAAGAAACGTGGTTACGAGGAAATGGAGCAAGGCAGCGAACAGAGCATGGAGGCAGAGCAAAGTAAGGTGCAGGTGAATGGGAAAACTGGGGCCCCTGCTGACCCAAACGTCAACTCAGACCCAGCCAGTCAAGTCCAAGAGGATATTAAAGAGCCTCAGAAAGAGCCTGTCAAGTCTCTGATGAATGGAAACCTCTCGCAGAATGACGTGTCGGACATATGTCACCCACCTCCCCTGAAAGTCCCGAAATTAGAGAACCATGTGGCAGAGAAAGGAGACTCTCTGAATAAGAGTGTGGATGTGGCGATGGACAGTGAGGGGACAGTACCTGCTAAGCTTCCATCCTCAAGCCCTACTAGTAATAGCATCGACACTAACAGTAGTAGCGAAGGTTTGAAGACCACCGCCGCCACCACAGAGTCTCAAAAAGCCCCGACCACTGACCTGTCCAGTAAGTCCGACGTGATCTCTCAAGCAGCAAGTAGCGCCGTCTCCTCTGTCACCACCACCCAGCCCAGCTCCAGGGCAGTCGTCCCTCAGAAGACTAAACTTCCAGTCGCCGACGTCAAGACGGGCCCTTCAACCAGCTCCATGACGATTAGTAAAGAATATTCCACCAAAGACCGGATCAGCCTCCTTAGATTCTCCAGATCTAAGAAGGCACGCTCGGGGACGGCCCTGCCGTCCTACCGCAAGTTTGTCACCAAGAGCAGCAAGAAGAGCATCTTCATCCTGCCAAACGACGACCTGAAGAGAATGGCGAGGAGAGCAGGCATCAGAGAGGTGCCCATATTCAACTACAACGCCAAGCCCGCCCTGGATATATGGCCCTACCCTTCGCCTCGACCTACTTTTGGAATCACGTGGAG GTACCGTCTCCAGACTGTGAGGTCGCTGGCTGGGGTCAGCCTGATGCTGAGGCTGCTGTGGGCCTGCCTGAGGTGGGACGACATGGCCGTTAAGCCCTCCGCCGCTGTAGGGACAACGCGGAAAG AAACCACGGACACGGACATCATCACAACAGAGATCATAAAACGAAGAGACGTGGGGCCTTACGGCATCCGCTCAGAATACTGCATCAGGAAGATCATCTGTCCCCTCGGAAACAGAGACACTCCCAAAG AAACCCCCACTCCACAGAGGAAAGGCCTGCGCTCAAGCGCCTTGAGGCCCAAGAAGCACGAGCCAGCCAAGCTGACCGGGCCTGTAGCTGTGGAGAACTGGGTGCCTGAAGAAGACCTGGAGCTGTGGGAGATCAGGGCTTTTGCTGAAAG AGTGGAGAGGGAGAAGTCCCAGGGTATTGATTCCTCCAAGACCGGCAGTAGTCTGAGGACGGCAGAGGACGTCAAAGCCCATTTGGAGAATCAGCTGAAACAGGCCAGACTGGCTGCCCAGCAG AAACGTCTGGAGCAGCAGAGACCGGGTACACCCGCCACCACTCcaacaacaaccaccaccacctcagCCAGCACCCCCAGCACTCCCAACAGCGGCTCCAGCACCCCCAGTACCACAGCGTCCATGGGCCAGAGGATTGGTCAGGTCACTTCTGGAACTAAGATGGTCCTGGCCACCAAACTGGGCTCTCCAGTTTCCTTCCAGCAAGACAAAAACTTCCATCAGTCTTTTGCTTCCTGGGTCAAGCAGGGTCAGACCAATAACACCTCAG CCTCCAGTGGCTCGGCGGTCGCCACCTCGGAGCAAACCTTCAAGATCGCTGGCAGCCCAGTGACTGTGGCTGCTGGCCAGGTCCTCACCGCCAAACTCCCGCTCCCCGCTAACAGCAAGATTGTCGCGCTCAACATGCCCACCGTTCAAGGAG GCGTAGTCCAACAGAAAGTCCTGGGCATTTTCCCCTCTGGGCCCCCCGCGAACCTTAGGACATACAGCACACTACATCCTACGACTGGCAACATCAACCTCAGAGCCACCACCTCCTCAACTACCCAGCAACag GCCGTCACAGCAGGAGGCCAAACGCAGCCTGTCACGACGATGAGCCCGTCTGCGGGCACAGCAGCGGTCAGAAGTCCAGCGTTGGCTCAACAAG GCCAACCACAGCCGACCGTGACACAGACGGGTCCTGGTTCTACACCCGTGCAGACGACTGCAGCTCAGAGAGCAGCAGGTCctgcaccgtcacctcatgcagCCACTACAGCACCACCTGGGCAGGCACCAGCAGCTCCCTCCCAGGCCAACAGACCACAGCAGGGTCAAGTTAAACTCACTATGGCACAGCTCATGCAGCTAACACAGGGGGCTCAG GGTGGAAACCCAGGTCTGACAGTGGTGATCCAGGGTCAGGGCCAGACCCAGGGCCAGCTGCAAATCATCCCACAAGGTGTAACAGTCATCCCTGTTCCTGGTCAGCAGCTAATGCAGGCGGCCATGCCCAACGGCCAGGTCCAGCGCTTCCTCTTCACCCCCATACCCCCATCCTCATCAGCTCCGACTTTAGCACCCACTCAGATCCCTCAAACCCAAATGTCAACTCCAACTCAAGCCAGAATTCCCGCACAAGTCCAGACGACTCCCTCGGCCCTAGCCCAAACCCGAATGGCTGCCCCTGTACCCATCCCGATGCAAATGCCAGGTTTGGCGCCCACGGTCCCCATGCAAACCCAAGTTGCAGCCTCTACCCCGTTATCAGTCCCCGCACAATCTCAAATATCCACTCCCGTGCCCGCCCTGCCACACGTCGCAGCCCAGGCCTCGACGCAGGTTTTATCCTCCACGCCAGCCTCTGTCCCCGCACAACCCCAAGTGGCGAGATCTGTGCCTTCCCCAGCACAGAATGCAGGCCCGGCTATGTCTCAGACACAAGTCTTCTCCTCAGCCTCATTCCCTACGCAAACCCAACCTGCAATGTCGCTCCCCGTCCCGGGGCAAGTTGCACCTCAAGCCCAGATCCAGACACACGCCTTCAGCCCCGCCCCTGCTTTAACCCCCGTCTCAGTCAAGACCACCGCCCAGGTCGCTGCCACAGCAGCCGCCACTTACTCGCCCCAAATGCCCACCACTGCCTCTCTTCCCTCGCCTGTCCAAGTCCCGACCCCTGCTCTTGCTCCTGTCTCTGCTCCCGTCATAGCCGTCGTGTCCACCCACATTGCTGTCCCGTCCACAGCTAAAGCTCTAACCCACATCCAGGTCGCAGCTCCCACAGTTCCCCTTCACGCCGCTGTGGCCAATGCTGTTGTCACGCCGGTCACAGCCACCTTTACAACACCTTCAGTGCCAG CTCTGATGGAGCAGAGGGCAGCTCAGCCCCAGGTCTGGACTTCGTCCTCATCTCAAGCTCAGACTCCCGCTCAGCCAGCTCAGCAGGCTGCTGGTCCCGCTCAGACGCCCGCCTCTGCATCAGTTTCCACACATTCATCACCCATCACCCCTCTGCCTCAAGCGTCTCAAGCTCAAGGACACGTGCAGCACCCTACCCTCGTATCCATGCAGCAGGTGTCTCAAATCCCAGTCTCGGCGGTGCAGGTTCATATGGGATTACCGGTCTCTTCTGTTGTTACCTCTGTCAGACCCACGCTGCCTCAGCTCCAGCCCCAAACCCACGCTCAACTTCAAGCTCAGCGTCCAGCCCAGATCCGCACGCAGATTCAAGTCCAGCCCTTTGGCCAAGTCCAACAAATGCCACACATTCAGGCCCAAGCACAAGTCCAGAACCACCCCCAGGTCCGAGTTCAGTTTCAGCCACAAACTCAGCAACCGCCCCAAACCCAAGTACAGCCCGTTGCTCAAAACCAACCTCAGGTGCAGTTTCAGTCCCAAAACCAAACCTTGccccaggtccaggtccaggccCAGCTCCCATCAAGGGTCCAGCCTCAGTACCTCCCGCAGGTACATGCCTCATTTCAAACGCAGGCTCAACCCCAACCCCAGGCTCACCAGCAGCCTCAGGTCCAATCTCAACCCCAGGTTCAGGTTCAGTCTCAGGCCCAAACTCAGCTACAGCTACAGCCCCAGATCCAAACCCAACTCCATCCCCAGGTTCAGGTCCagttccagcagcagagccaggTTCACCCGCAACCTCAGGCACTGCAGCAACCCCAGGTCCAAACCCAGCCCCAGTTTCAAGTTCAGTCACCACAGCAGACCCAggtccagcagcagcttcaggtcCAAGCCCAGCCCCAAGTCCAAGCTAAGCTCCAAGTCCAGTTCCAGCCTCAGAACCAAACTCAAGTGCAAGCGCAGCCTCAGCTCCAGGTCCAGTCTCCAATCAGGCATCAGCTCATCACCGTTCCGGGCCTCCAGCAGCCCGTCCAGCTACTCTCGGCTCTGCCGCCCCACGTCGCGGCCCAGATCCAAGCCCAGATCCAGGCGCAGGCGCAGCAGCAGGGCGGCACGGTTCCCCAGCAGATCAAACTGCAGCTGCCCATCCAGATCCAGCAGACGGGGGGGCAAATTCAGGCCCACCAGATCCAGAACATGGTGACCATACAGGCACCAGCGAGCGTCCAGGAGCAGCTCCAaaggatgcagcagcagcagcaacaacaacagcagcagcaacagcaacaacaacagcagcaacaacaacaacaacagcaacaacaacagcaacaacaacagcagcaacaacaacaacaacaaaaaccaaagaaaaagaaacaccaCGAGGCTAAAAGGGAACAGAAGGAGCAGAGTCTGCAGGTCGTTAGCCCCGGGGATGGCATCCAAAAACAG GTGGCGGTGAAGCAGAACGCTGCAGCGGAACAGCTGAAACAGAGGAAGACCTTGGCTGCAGCTGAGCGGGAGGAGAACCAGAG AATGATTGTGTGCAACCAGGTGATGAAGTTCATCCTCGACAAGATTGAGAAGGACGAGAAGCAGGCAGccaagaagagaaagaaggaggaggtggtggagcagAAACGCTCCAAACAGAACGCCACCAAGCTGACGGCGCTGCTGTACAAGCACAAGGAGCAGCTGAAGGCGGAGATCCTGAAGAAGAGGGCCCTGCTGGACAAAGAGCTGCAGCTGCAAGTACAG GAGGAGCTGAGGCGGGACATTGCCAGGctacagaaagaaaaggagaaagccAGAGCTGCTATCGCCCAGGCCGCTGCAGCGACGGTGAAGGCAGCAtcttcctctcactcctcccttccctCTCACTCCACACATTCCACTCACAGCACCCACACGGCGACCTCGCCGTCCTCGTCCCATAAACgcaagagggaggaggagagagacaaagacagacacaaagacagggACAGGCATCACGACAAGGACAAGAAGCGGGACAGGGATAAGGACCGCGACAGGTGCAAAGACAGGGATAAAGACAAAGACGGGGATCGAGAGAAGGAGCGAGACCGAGAGCGGGACAGACATCGGGACAGAGACAAGGACAAAGACGGGGACCCAGAAAAGGACGTAGATCCCAGCTCGTCgaaacacaagaagaagaagaagctctcTTCTGCCTCGAAGGATCACAAGAAGGACACCAAATTGTACTGTGTCTGCAAAACGGCGTACGACGAGTCAAA GTTTTACATCGGGTGCGACCTGTGCTCCAACTGGTTCCACGGCGCGTGCGTCGGCATCACGGAGAAAGAGGCCAAGAAGCTGGAGGACTTTGTGTGCAACGACTGTAAACGCGGTCAGGAGGGAGCAAGCAACGAGGAGCTGTACTGCATCTGCCGGACGCCATACGACGAATCACA GTTTTATATAGGGTGCGACCGCTGCCAGAACTGGTACCACGGGCGCTGCGTGGGCATCCTGCAGAGCGAGGCCAATCAAATCGACGTGTACGTCTGCCCGCAGTGTCAGTCGACGGAAGACGCCATGACAGTCCTCACGCCGCTCACCGACAAAGACTATGAGGGGTTGAAAAGAATATTACGCTCGTTACAG TCTCACAAAATGGCATGGCCTTTCCTTGAACCAGTGGATCCCCACGACGCACCTGATTATTATCGTGTCATCAAGGAACCAATGG ACTTTTCCACAATGGAAACCCGTTTGCAAAAGCGACATTACCAGAAGCTCACGGAGTTCGTGGCCGACGTGACCAAAATCTTCGACAACTGTCGCTACTACAACCCCAACGACACGCCGTTCTTTCAGTGTGCCGAGGTGCTCGAAGCCTTTTTTGTACAGAAGCTTAAAGGTTTCAAAGCGAGCAG GTCTCATAACAACAAGCTACAGTGTTCGTCAGCCTCTTAG